The Halobacterium sp. R2-5 DNA segment CGGAGTGCAGTTTTGATTTCGGCAGCGGTATTGACGTCAAGCAGGTAGATGCAGCGGTGGCCGGACTGGAGGCCTTCGACGAGGAAGGCTGTGGTAGCAGCTAGCTGGGATTCGTTCGACCGGTAGAAGAGTGCGAGGTGACGTGGTAGTTTCTGGGACCCGAGTTCTGCTCGGAGGTCTGCGGTGGTCGCTTGGCGCGTTGTTTCTGTTGCCAACGGCGACTCGGGTCGTCCCTCCGTCATTGCCGCCACTTTGAGATGGAGGTATAAGAACTGTGTTAATAGATAATTTATAATTAGATTCATCGAGGCGGTGTCGAACTCACGGCGCAAGGCCGTGAGTCGCTAGTAGACAACTGGTGGCGCTCGATTTGAACCTCCTTCTCGATTCAGTCGTGCAATTTCAGCCGTGAACCTGAATAAAGAATCCGCGCTAGCAACGACTGTGTAGCGGTGGTAGCTTACTGGCTGATGACGAAGATTGGTGCGTGTGTCTCTTGCCCGAGTTGCTCGGGAATCGTCCCACCAAAAAAGCGTTTGAATAGTGACCGTTCGGACGCTCCGATGACGAGCAGTTCATGCGCGACGCTTTCCTTTGCTATCGTCGGGACAACATCGTCGCTGCGAACGAGGGTTGTCACAACCGAACTGTCAGCCACCATCTCGGCATACGTATCTAATCGTTGGTCGGCTACCTGTCTTTGATTATCAGTTGCGCCCTCTGGGATGACTGTCAGCAGCGTAATTGAGGCGGCCCACTCAGAGGCGATACTGCTGGCTAGCGTCACAGCAGCATCGCTATTTGGGCCACCCGCAACAGGGACGAAAATCGAGCTGATAGCCTGATTTGTCCCCGGGCCGTAGTGGTTGATTGTCACGTCCTCAAGGCCTTCTACGTCAGTGAAGCCGAATTCTTGGCGAACGATTGCGTCCCCAGTATAGGCGTCTTGTCGATTGACGTGGCGTAGCAGCGGATTGCTTCTACTTAGGCCGGTCGGATAGGTGATAGCGAATTTGAACGGTGGTGATTTGGTTGGGAATGCTGGCATTACTCGTGGGTGGAGACTGTCGGATTTGATTACTCGCCAGAATAGATCGGGCGACGGTTTTTGTCGCCCACGATGGGCGATAGATGGTTCATCTAAACCTAAGCGTCGCCGGTATAATTGTTTCTCGGCTTCCATCTGATACCTCAGTCTAGTATGTTCAATCACCTACTAAACCTTTAGAGCGTTCACAAAAGTTTATAATGTATCTTGGGAGACACGAATTTAGTGCTGGGACACAGGCCTAACGCGGACGAGACGGACCGAGTAATGGGTGCGTTATCACATACTTGCTGTCGCCGGTTGCTGTTCGGACTTTATGAGGCGGAGGAAGAGGAGTCTATCAATTACACTGAAATCACTCCGCACGACGCTGAGAGGGACCACATACAACTGTATCACTCCCATCTCCCCAAACTCGAAACACTTGGATACATCAGGTGGGACGAAGCCGAGAAGACGATACAGAAAGGCCCTCAATGGGAGGAAATTGAACCACTTCTCGAACTCCTCCATTCTCATCTTTGCGAGCTGCCGGAGTTCCTCCAAGGAAAACCATCCGACAGGAACGGGACGAAATGCTAAATCGTTCGTCTGTACTTACTAAAGGTACTCAACCCATTGAAGCGGGTTCTCACCAGCTGATTTTGGGTGAAACAGCCGCCCAGTAGGTATGCGTATTGTTCGTCCAGAGGGATACGACCACCCTGGCCACCTCTCAGCTACGCAGTCACGTTACCAATCAAGGAGTTTCTCACCGGCCAGCGGGGCGACAATGGCCCCACCGACGCCGATCGTGGAGCCGAAAAACGTGGCCAACAGTGGCGGTTCAACGGCATACATCACCGCAAAGAAACCGCTTGCCAATCCGAACACACCGAATCCAGCAGCTGCCTCTCGGCGGTTTGACGGATGAGCGGGCGTTGCGTCGGCGATACCACGCCAGACGAGCCACCCGCCGACGCCACTTCCAAGCGCGGCCACACTCTCGAAGGTAACTCCCTGGATCAGCCCGATAGCGCCGGCGCCAACCGCGACGAGAAGCACTCGACCGGGGGCAGTACCTCGGTCGGCGACCACGTAGAGCACGCCCAGCCCCACCACTCCGAGACCAACCCCGACCACGACGTCAACAAGATAGTGGACACCCAAGATGAGTCGTGACAGCGAGACGAGACCGACGACAGCTGCGGCTCCGAGCCATCCCGGCCAGAGCTCGTCTTCGAAGACGACGAGTGCGAATCCACCCCACACCAGCGTACTCCCGAAGGCGTGACCACTCGGAAATCCGGGGCCCGACCCAGTTGCAATCGAAGCTAACACGCCCTGGAAGATGGCTGGAAGCCATGCTATGACGGGTGCCTCACCCGCACCCGGGGGCCGAGGGAGCAGGAAGAAATTCTTGAGCACCCCGATGAGAGCCACATACGTGAGTACGAGACCAAGAACGAACAGACCACGCCGCCGATCGATCCCCCATCGCGGGAACTGATCGCCGGCGATGTACAGAAGACCCCCCAACAGGAAGAGAAACCAAACGTCGCCGAGCTGGGTTAGTAGAGCGAAGACGATGAGAGCCGGCTCTGAGGTCCATCCGTGAAGTACTTCGGCCACCCCGAGACCGCGATCACCTCCGATCATATTCGTATTGGGGACGTCTCGGCTGTAGTACCGTTAAGACCTCGCCCTGTACTTGATACTGCCCGAATATCTCGCGTTCTCGGTCAGCTATCTATCGAAACAGCCGTTAGGTCGGGAAGTCTACTTGCAAGGCGAGCGTTCACTTGGTGTCAACTTTCAGCAAGTCGTCTCAGTAGCGACCGACGTGATTTGAGCGCAACTCTTTTTTGCGTCGTGGGTGTCCTTGGCCTGTGAGCCCTCCAACTAGAAAGATCGCACTCGGCTTTGTGGTTGCCCTCCTCGTCGTCTCCGCGGGCTGTAGTGCGTTCCAGAACAGCAGTACGCCAACCGACACCGTCCGGCTTGTCAACCAAGATGATACCAGCCATGCGGTCGTGGTTGAAATTAGTCAGGGTGAAGAACTGGTCTATTCGGCAGGTCGGACGCTCGATGCTGAATCAGGGACTCAGTTGGAATCCTTTGGCGAAAACGGCGAGTACCAGGTCGCAGTGACCGTCGATGGGAATACGACCGTGAGGACATACACCTTCCCTAGTGATGATTCGGCGACAACAATTGGCATCGATAACGACGGGCAGGTAACGATTAGTACCTAGTCTGCCGCAGCAATTCAGTGCTCAGCGAGACCATAAGGAAGTCGGCTGGGATTCTGAGGGGCACCGGGTGCTGTTCCCTTACGGGCCTTCGCGCGAGGAGAAGAACTTCCCACAGGCGGAGCGCATCGTGGACGTGGCCCGCTCCCGGCTCGACGACCCGGTGAAACTTCAGACGATGTCGGGAGTCCCGCATGATCGCGTGTTCTGGTATATGAACGCCGCGGAGCGATGCTACTCACCTCGACGCGAGAAGGGGCGCCGAACACGGTCAAAGAAGCACTCGCGTGTAATCTCCCAGTGATTACGACTGATGTCGGGGATACCGCTCAGCGGGTTGCGGGTGTGAGCCACTCGACGGCTGCCAACGACGACGAAGTGCTCGCAGACGCTCTCGTAGAAGCGCTTCGATCCGGGGAACGGTCCAATGGTCGAGAAGCGGTTGCTGACCTCCGACTGAAGAATCAACTAGATCGAATCGAGGCGGTCTATCGGCTAGTAGCCTGATGAGAGTATCTTTCGACAGGTTTCCTAACTAGGTACTCCTGCAAATCGGCGAGTTCGATTTGTAGTCTACTATATCTAAATCCCGACCTCACTTCCCTTCCCTCTCAGTGGAGGAATATCCGGGTTTCGTCACAGCGTATTACTGGTGCCCTTCGCGCCCGCTAACTGCTTCTGGCCACGAATCGCCGGACAACGGCGGGATCTGCGTGCTTGATGGACTAGTCCGTGTATGGGTTTCGTCATCCGGTGTGACGAACGCACCTGGGCCGATACGTCACGAGAATCGGTCTACTGATTCTGTTTCGTTGATGGTGATTGCTCCTCTCTGTGGAGGTACTCTGGACAATTTATTACAATTGATCCTGTTCTGCATTACCCTCGAAGTTCGTGAGCGCAGTGAGCGCCCGAAGAAGGGCCCTCGAAGAGTTGCCTCGATATTGGGCGTCGCTCAAAAGCGAATCGTATTCTCAGTGAACCACTAACGGTCGAACGTGATACGGAACTCCTCTAAACCGTGGCGTTGTCCTCAACCAGGCCCGTTACCAATTCGAACTGGATGTTCTCGTGTTTACCGACGATTTTGGCTGTCGGGAAGCGGTATTCCCCGCGAACACGTTCGTCGTGGAGCGTGAACGACGTCGAATTCTCTTCTGTGTGTCCGGTCACGTAGACGGCATCACCGGGTTCGAGCGGTGCACCCGTGGTGATGTTCCCGGTCGCGTCAGCGTTCGAGCGGTGGATGTCCGTCTGGTTTCCAGTGCTCATGTTCTTCACGTAGACCTCGAAGGACGCGTTCGCTGGAAGGGTTGCTCCGCCGGTGTTGCGGAGTTCGAGCGCGTGTCCGTCCTCGACCATCGAAACTGAGAGATGAGGGAGGTCTGCGACCCACGACGGAGCCCCAGACCAGTTCACGTCGGTATCGAGGGAAGCCGAGTAGTTGTAATATTCGCCCTCCGTTTCGGGGTCGGGAAGGGACAGCTCGGCGCTGTGGATAACTCCCTCGGGGGCGATGAGTGCACGCCCGTCGTACGATGAAACATTGTCGAATGTTGATTCGTTGGCTGTGAGTTCGACGAACGTCCGGCCATCACGCTCGACAGTGCCGTTGACAGTGTAGTTTCCGGCGTAGAAGAAACCAGTGAGTTCGTACCGTGCGGTCTGCTCAGGCTCGGTTACCCAGAGAAATCCATCTCTGATTTCGTTCTGGGTGACAAAGTAGTGGTGTCCGTTGTTACCTGTCATCCTCTCGTAGCCGTGGGTATCCGTCTGGTATCTCTCCTCTACCATTTGAACGGTCTCGTCTGAGCGATTAGAAAAGGTGAGGAACGGTGTTTTGTTCGACCCGTGCGCGTAGCGATAGACGTCTTCTTGGCTCGAAGGGGACTCTCTGTACGTGAGTTCCATTGACTTGTTTGCCGTCGCGTCGAAGTGCGCATTGATCAATTCGGAATGATTTGTGAGCGTGCCGTTGTCCGCGACGCCTGGAGGATACTGCTCGACACTAACGTTCGGCGACCACGTACCAGCCGTGGTCGTCGAACTAGCTGTCGTGGTAGGGGTAGCCGTAGTCGTGGTCGTAGGTGTGTCAGTATTCTCGGTGGTGCTGGAGGGGGTCGTCCCGCCGCTACAGCCGGCGGTAACGAGGAGGAGGGCGACGCCGACGGCGAGCGCCGCACGTCGTTTCGAGGCCGTCATGGAATGATCTAACGGCGTAGCGGGTAAAACGGTATTGACTGGCACCCCGAGGTCAACGAGAGAGCAGCGGGAGCGCCGAGGAGGACACGACGGTGTTTCATACTACTTCCTACAATGACACATGTACGTTATTTTGTCTTAGAGGGCGTGTCGGTTGTCAGAAGTACCGCTCATCAGTCCGCTCTTCCCCTGTGCTTAGCGAAACGCCAAACCACCGAGATGGGTTCTCCCCAGCTGATTTGGAGTGAAACACCCGGTCAGAGGTATACGTAGTTACCTTGCTAACGACTCGGGTGTGATAACGCGGAGAGTGACGACAACTGGCAGAAGGAAGATAATTGCGACGACAACCACAGAGAGCGGAATTCCAATGATAGCATCTGATTGCTGACGGATGATGTATAAGAGACCGACAGCCAGTAGACCAGCCATCAAGGCAAGTGGATACCGCATCTCCCGCTGACGGAACCAGAGATAACCACTCAGACTCAGCCCGATACCGGGAATAACGAACAGACCGGTAGAAATGGAAAATAGGCCGGCGGCCATCCCAGTGTACTGCCACGGCTGAAACACGGCAAGACTCCCGACGATACCCGTGATACCGACCAGACTAATTACGAGCGCTGGAATCTGCTCGTATCGAATTTGACTGGGTGTAGACTCTCGGAACCAGAACCAACCAGTTGCTACAAATCCGAGATTAATCAGAAGGAGAAGGATGGTTGCTAATTCCGGAAGGTCAGCATTTAACGGCCCATATTCAGGCCAAAGACCAACGATGGTAAGAAGACTACCAATAAGTCCCAGAATAATAAGTGATTTAGCCGCTGTCGTAGCCATACGGACACAATCTCCCGAACATGTAAATGTCTTGTCTGTACTGGCCGATTCAGCTCTTAATGTTTCAGCCCCCGTCGGAAATAGCGTACCCTCCAGTGATTTTCCCGGTATATCTTCTCGTCGGCCCTTTCCTGGCGAGTGATGGTACAGTCGTTTGTTGAGTCCCCTGAAACCCTTTACAGAGGCCCCGGTAGTGACTTCGTATGAAACGCCGGGCAGTACTTACGACGATCTCGTCCGTGGCTGGACTCGGGGCCGTAGCTGGGTGTCTCGGCATGGACGATAACCTTGGAGACGAGACGGGAACCACCCCGGCAGAGACGACGACCACAGAAGGATTGCACACGACCTCGACGCAGACGACAGACCGTCTGCCTGAGGACTGCCAGCCGCTTCCAGATATTGACGGGTTGCCTGCTCGCCCGCAGACACTCTCAAAGGACGGTGTCACGGCGTACGTGAGGGAGTTCGAACAGGCGTATGTGGCCGCCGCCATTGACGAGGACGAAGAACTGGTTTCGCTCATCGTTGAGCGTGTCTCCGAGGAGTCAGGGGACTACACGGTCGAACTACTCGGCGAGATGGTATCGACGACACAACGGACAACCGGCGAGGAGACGCAGACAGAGCAGCCGGTGGACGCCCGTGAGTACAGGGTGCAGTATCTGGTTTCGGAGCATCGGCTAGTTCGTGAACGTCGTGGGATTGCCGGTGGGACGGTTATCTCGCAGAATTGTTGGATGATAAACACTGCATAGACGTTCTCTCGTGGACTGGAGAATTCTCTCGAACGCTGTAACGTTCGCCTGTACTTTGTACTTAGCCCACCAATATGGTGTGTAGAAGAATCTTCGATGACAGAGAATCAGCGAGTAAGAGCTGTACCTCCCTGAATTTCTGGGGGACAGAGAACCGTTTTAGCGTGAAATAGATTGCACGAAGTCAAGAACATCTTGCTCACGCTGCTGCCAACCCATATCCAGATCCACACTCACGCTCAGTTCAATAGCATCTGACATCGAAACGTTTTGAGAATCCTCAAAGTCATCCGCAGGATAGACTCCACCACCAGCAAGAATCGAGCCGTTGGATTTCCACCGACCAGCAATACCTTTGATCGGGAGTGTCCCGCCACCGAACGTCAGTTCGTCCTGGTCACTGTGCGGGATATCGACGCCACTTATCGTCACTTCTTCAAGCGGATACTCGCCGCGCACTACCGGGAATTCTCCCGCAGATGTATTTGACGCGTCCATTGTACCGTCGGTCTGAATGTTCTGGACGCCAAACTCACGCATTGCCGAAGTAAGATGATCTCGGATCGATTTCCTGATTTCCCCGTTTTTCAGCCTGGTGGCTATCGAGAGATGTGAGGGGAATACGTCCACCCGTGACGCAAATGCCACAGCGAATGGACGGTCGATTTCGCCGAAGGTATCTTCTTTAATCCGCTCACGAAGATGGGTGTCCTCGTAACGAACAGTATGGCCATGGGCAGTGTAATCCACAACGAATGCTGCACTTCCCTCCAGTAACAATCGAGGTTCTGAATTCGGCGTTTTGAGCGTCCATCGGTCGACAGCATCGACTTCTGGCGCAGGGACATCTTTGTCTGAAGATTCGCCCACTTCCGCATTTGAAGAACCCCCACAGCCAGCCAAGGCACTGCTGCCGGCGACACCGATTCCAGCCAATAGACGCCGACGGCTTAGCGTCGGTTGCTCATTTTCTCCCACAATGATACGACAGTTCGAATCTAATGTTAAATTCTTTCTCCTGAGAAACATCCGCTAGCAAGGGCTGCGAATGGCGCATTCACGGGTTCAGTCGTCGCAGTTGGCTTCGCAACTGGGAGAGTTACTTACGGTCGGTTCAGCGAGTGTGATCGCGCCATCGCTGGTGACGACAATCTCGTAGCCCGCGTACGTGAACGAGACCGCTCCATCGTCCATGCTTCCGATGAGGCGGTTGAGACTGTCGGGGTCGATTACATCGTACAGTAGTGGTAGCTCTATTGCGTCTATGTCGCGTTTCGCTGCGATGGTATCGATAATTCGCTCTGACGGAGATTCAGACATCAGCTAGCTATCTCATAAGAGAGACGACCACTTAATGCCGAGCCGTTTTTTGTAGCTCACTTATTCAAAAATCCGCAGCGTTCAAAGTGAATGGTGGTTATCCGTGCCGGCGGCCTATCAATGATATGACGCAGACGAAATCTGACCTCTCCATAGACGACCTGCTCGCAGCCCTCAGCAACGTCCAGCGACGCCAGCTACTGGAATCACTACTCACTGACTCGCCACCCGATGATCCAGCCTACGTCATCGTTGACGCCGACACCAACCTCGCGATGTACCACATTCACCTGCCGAAATTAGTCGAGTACGGTCTCATCAACTGGGACGAAGACACCAATCGGGTAACCAAAGGCCCGGAGTTCGAGGCGGCAGCCGACCTGCTTTCCCAACTCACCAACCACGACGAACCCCTCCTTTCGAAGGAAGTCAACGATGACTGAGCGAAGCGGCGACGCGGCGCACTCCACTGAGGGGCATGGGAGTACCGACGGGGAGAGTGAGCAGAGGGGTGTATCTGCGGAAGCCAACGCACAGGCAGAGTGTTGGCGATCTCCGTTACTCCTTGGAGAAATAACTCACTCGGAGTACCCAGGTGTATCCTCTAAACTTACTGTTCCGCCTGCTGGGATTGGAAGTCGTGGAGTTGCTCTCGAAGCTGACCGATTTCGGCCTGCTGGGAGACGAGCATTGTGAAGACGAGCGGCCACTTCATACTCTCAGCGCTGGCGAGCTGTGCGTGACCGGCGTACGAACGCTGCTTGGCGCGCTCGATAAGAACGTCCCAATTCTCTTGTTCGGCCGGAGGGAGGAGTCCGCGGAACGGATGCCAGTTTTCCTCGAAGTCCTCGACGAACTCTGGATAGAGTTGGTCGTCGTCGTCAGTCGTCGCCATTGTCTTCCTCCAGTTTGGTTTCCAGTTCGGCGATGCGTTTCTCCTGGGAGACCAGCATGGAGAAGACGATCCCCCAGTTCGGCTCAACGGGATTTTGCTGGCCGGCAGCGTGAGCGTGCTGGTGAGCTTGGACGAGTATCTCGTCCCAGTGTGGTTGGTATTCGCGGATGAGGCCGTGGCGGAACACCTTCCAGTCGTTTTCGAAGCCCTGCAATCGGTCGCGGTAGGTTGCTCGAGTCTTCCCCATACACCAGAACTCGCTGGGTTAGCGGATAAGCCAAATCCTGCCGTGCGCTGAAAGTGCAAGTGTACAATCTACCCCTCTTTTCAGTGATTTCCTCCTCTCAGAGAATACCGGATTATTCGGCGGTTTTACTACCAGAATGGCCTGTCAGCAGGGCAGCACAGATAGTGGAGATTCCGGGGCTATGGGATTCGCTGTGCGGTGAGTCGCTTCCAGAGCAGACCAACAAGTACCGCCAGTGTGCCGGGGACAAGCGCTGACCCACTCCCAAGTAGCAGAGCGTACCCGAACTTCGCTACTTGCGACGGGGGCTGCCCAGTATACGCGACGCCAATCACGGAGACCGCTCCAAATAGCACACCAAACGAAATCGCGTACGCGTACGCCACGTCGTAGTCCAACGCGACAGGCAGTGCGGCGAGAACGACCAGTACTCCGCCCGCACTCCACAATCCGGCGACAAACACCACGTCCAGTATCGGCCCACTCCCATCCATTAGTTGTGCATATCGGGCCATTCCTGCACCAACGACAGTACTCCCGAGTACAACTCCGAGGAATGCTCTGAGTGATGGAAGAGGGATTCGATTTGACCAATCAGGGCCCATTATGCAATTCGTGACGCCTCTCTGGGAAATAGATTGCCTGTACTTACCGAAGCTACTCACCACACCGAAGCGAGTTCTCACCAGCTGATTCGGAGTGAAAATACCCTCTCAATGGGTGTGCGAATTTTGTACGGGGAAATTGAGAGTTGGAACTTAAGACCTTCCGAGAGGCGAGAAATGTTTATTATGGATACATATGATGACGGGATATGCCAACCATTGAGGGGTGGTCACTGTGGGTGCATATTGCGGCAGGCGTGGTGGCCGTCCTCGCCGGGACAGGTGCGATCGTGACGGAGAAAGGGGGACAGCGACACCGACAGGCTGGCAAACTCTTTCTCGTCTCAATGGGCGTCGTTGTCGGGACAGTGTTCGTGCTCCTCGCTCTCAATCCGACCTCATTTCGGATCATTCTCACGTTGGTCGCCGTCTTCAGTGGGTATCTTGCCTTCTCCGGATATCGCGTGCTTTCCCGGAAGCGACCGGCTGCCACCCCTCAGCGTCTGGATTGGATCGCAACCGGGAGCGTGGTTCTGGCATGTCTCGGATTGGGTGTCTGGGGGATTGTTTGGGTCGTTACCGGTAACTCATTCGGGCTCGTGATGCTCGTCTTCGGCGGAATTGGAGTAACATTCGGAACGATTGATATTCGAGCCTTCCAGAGAGATGCATCTGATGAGTGGCTAGTTAGTCATCTTCAACGGATGATTGCTGCGTTTATTGCGACGATCAGCGCTGTGTCCGCAGTTAATCTCACCCCCGTGTTGGGTATTCTGGCGTGGTTATGGCCGACAATCGTGGGAACACCCCTGATATATTACTGGTCAAAGGAACACAGCACGGAGTGACACGGCGATTCCACAGTCATCCCTGTATTGCGTAGTCCTTTCCTCCAATTGACCGCCAGAGAAGTCCAAGGCGCTTCCTCGGTAGATGGTCTGGACCTAGCAATTCCTACCCTACTGCTCTTGCTGCTCAGACGGCGAATATCTGGGTTTCGTCACAGGGTATTACTGGTGCCCTTCGCGCCTGCTCCTTTCTGCGATTAAAATACCATATTGGTGACTATTTCCCCACGTTCCCACCTACGTTGAAGCATCTGGCGGGCGACACAACCAATAATGGACGATCAGAATCGGCCAGCGAACGACGAGACAGCCCACACGGACCACGATGAGGAGGCCACTGAGCAGGCACTCCTTGAAGAGGAGGCTGAACCCCATCCTGAGAAGGAACACAGCACACATGATCAACACGGGGAGCATGATGGCCACGGAGGGATGCACGAGGGCCACGAGCAGATGTTCCGCCGGCGTTTTTTCGTCTCGACGCTCCTCTCCATTCCCGTCCTCCTGTACAGCGAGACGCTGCAGGAGTGGCTTGGGTTCTCTGTCCCGGCGTTCCCGGGGAGCGAGTGGATCAACCCCGTCTTCGCGGTCATCGTCTTCGCGTACGGTGGGGTGCCATTCCTCCGGATGGCGGCACCGGAGCTGAAAGACCGGGCGCCGGGGATGATGACGCTGATCTCGATGGCGATCACCGTCGCGTTCGTCTACAGTCTCGCGAGCGTTGTCTTTCCCACACAGTCGGCGTTCTTCTGGGAGCTCGTCACCCTGATCGACATTATGTTGCTGGGGCACTGGATCGAGATGCGGTCCGTACGCCGGGCCTCGAGCGCGGTCGACGAACTGGCGAAGCTGATGCCCGACACCGCCGAACGAATCACCGACGACGGGGAGACCGAGGAGGTCCCGGTGAGTGAGCTCTCCGAGGGCGACCTCGTACTCGTCCGCCCGGGCGCGAGTGTTCCCGCCGATGGGGTTGTCGAAGAGGGCGACTCGAACGTCAACGAATCCATGATTACGGGTGAATCCAAGCCGGTTTCGAAAGACCCTGGCGACGAAGTCATTGGTGGAGCAATCAATGGAGACGGGAGCCTCCGCGTTCGGGTCGGTGCCACGGGTGAGGAGACGACGCTCGCGGGGATTATGCGACTCGTCGAGGAAGCCCAGCAGAGCAAGTCCCAGACGCAAGTATTAGCCGACCGCGCGGCCGGCTGGCTGTTCTACGTCGCTCTCGGAGCGGCAGTCCTGACAGCCATCGCGTGGACACTCGCAGTCTCGTTCAACGCGACCGTCATCGAGCGTGTGGTCACGGTGCTCGTCATCGCCTGCCCGCACGCGCTCGGACTCGCCATCCCCCTCGTGGTCGCAATCAACACGTCGTTGGCGGCTCGGAACGGGATGCTGGTCCGGGACCGTATCGCGATGGAGGAGGCGCGGAACCTAGACGCCATTATCTTCGACAAGACGGGGACGCTCACAGAGGGCGAGCACGGTGTCGTCGACATGGCGACCGTCGACGGCGTCGACGAGGACGACGCGCTCGCGCTGGCAGCAGCCGTCGAGAGCGACTCCGAGCACATGATTGCGCGAGCCATCCGCGAGGCCGCCGGAGAGCGCGACCTCTCTGCGCCTGACGCGTCCGGCTTCGAGGCGATCAAAGGCCGGGGCGTCCGAGCGAACGTCGACGGCGACGAGGTATACGTCGGCGGCCCGAATCTACTGGACCAGCTGGACAGCCAGGTACCCAGTCACCTCCAGCGCTTCGCTGATGCAGCTGGGGAGAACGCACAGACTGTAGTGTATCTCGTCCGGGACGGCGAGTTGATTGCTGCCTTTGCGATGGCCGACGTCGTTCGTGAGGAGAGCTACCGCGTCGTCGATGCTCTACACGACCTCGGCATCGAGGTGGCGATGCTGACTGGAGACTCCCGGGACGTTGCTAACGCTGTCGCCGACGAGCTAGACATTGACACAGTGTTCGCAGAAGTCCTCCCTGAGGACAAGGACGAGAAAGTTCAGGAACTCCAAGGCCAGGGCAAACTCGTCGGCATGGTCGGCGATGGCGTAAATGACGCGCCGGCGTTGACGCGGGCAGATGTTGGCATCGCTATCGGGAGTGGGACGGATGTCGCGGTCCAGTCGGCCGATGTCATCCTCGTTCAGAATAACCCGGTGGATGTGGTTCGCCTCGTGAAGCTGAGCAAGGCGAGTTACCGGAAGATGCAGGAGAATATCGTCTGGGCGGCTGGGTACAACGTCTTCGCGCTCCCCCTTGCAGCCGGCGTGTTGGCACCGATCGGAATTCTGCTGTCGCCTGCTGTGGGCGCGCTCCTGATGTCGCTGAGTACGGTCATCGTCGCCGTTAACGCTCAACTGCTTCGGCGCGTTGATCTGTCTCTTCCCGAGCTTCCTGGAGAAACCGCCTCTACTGACGCGCAACCTGCAGATTGAATTTCTCCATAATCGCTTCGGAAGCGTTCTTTTAATTGAGTCTGGTTGGTGGGAAACAATCGGTAGATCTGTGTAATTCGACGAGTGTCGGTTTGTA contains these protein-coding regions:
- a CDS encoding universal stress protein — encoded protein: MPAFPTKSPPFKFAITYPTGLSRSNPLLRHVNRQDAYTGDAIVRQEFGFTDVEGLEDVTINHYGPGTNQAISSIFVPVAGGPNSDAAVTLASSIASEWAASITLLTVIPEGATDNQRQVADQRLDTYAEMVADSSVVTTLVRSDDVVPTIAKESVAHELLVIGASERSLFKRFFGGTIPEQLGQETHAPIFVISQ
- a CDS encoding phosphatase PAP2 family protein, whose amino-acid sequence is MIGGDRGLGVAEVLHGWTSEPALIVFALLTQLGDVWFLFLLGGLLYIAGDQFPRWGIDRRRGLFVLGLVLTYVALIGVLKNFFLLPRPPGAGEAPVIAWLPAIFQGVLASIATGSGPGFPSGHAFGSTLVWGGFALVVFEDELWPGWLGAAAVVGLVSLSRLILGVHYLVDVVVGVGLGVVGLGVLYVVADRGTAPGRVLLVAVGAGAIGLIQGVTFESVAALGSGVGGWLVWRGIADATPAHPSNRREAAAGFGVFGLASGFFAVMYAVEPPLLATFFGSTIGVGGAIVAPLAGEKLLDW
- a CDS encoding HalOD1 output domain-containing protein — encoded protein: MSESPSERIIDTIAAKRDIDAIELPLLYDVIDPDSLNRLIGSMDDGAVSFTYAGYEIVVTSDGAITLAEPTVSNSPSCEANCDD
- a CDS encoding transcriptional regulator, whose protein sequence is MTQTKSDLSIDDLLAALSNVQRRQLLESLLTDSPPDDPAYVIVDADTNLAMYHIHLPKLVEYGLINWDEDTNRVTKGPEFEAAADLLSQLTNHDEPLLSKEVNDD
- a CDS encoding heavy metal translocating P-type ATPase, with the protein product MHEGHEQMFRRRFFVSTLLSIPVLLYSETLQEWLGFSVPAFPGSEWINPVFAVIVFAYGGVPFLRMAAPELKDRAPGMMTLISMAITVAFVYSLASVVFPTQSAFFWELVTLIDIMLLGHWIEMRSVRRASSAVDELAKLMPDTAERITDDGETEEVPVSELSEGDLVLVRPGASVPADGVVEEGDSNVNESMITGESKPVSKDPGDEVIGGAINGDGSLRVRVGATGEETTLAGIMRLVEEAQQSKSQTQVLADRAAGWLFYVALGAAVLTAIAWTLAVSFNATVIERVVTVLVIACPHALGLAIPLVVAINTSLAARNGMLVRDRIAMEEARNLDAIIFDKTGTLTEGEHGVVDMATVDGVDEDDALALAAAVESDSEHMIARAIREAAGERDLSAPDASGFEAIKGRGVRANVDGDEVYVGGPNLLDQLDSQVPSHLQRFADAAGENAQTVVYLVRDGELIAAFAMADVVREESYRVVDALHDLGIEVAMLTGDSRDVANAVADELDIDTVFAEVLPEDKDEKVQELQGQGKLVGMVGDGVNDAPALTRADVGIAIGSGTDVAVQSADVILVQNNPVDVVRLVKLSKASYRKMQENIVWAAGYNVFALPLAAGVLAPIGILLSPAVGALLMSLSTVIVAVNAQLLRRVDLSLPELPGETASTDAQPAD